The Lacrimispora xylanolytica genome has a segment encoding these proteins:
- a CDS encoding beta-class carbonic anhydrase, producing MIEEILKYNDTFVNSGFYKHFNNNKYPKKRLALITCMDTRLVELLPAALGVRSGDVKLIKTAGSMIINPFDSTIRSLLIAVLEFGVEEVMVIGHTDCLSATISSETIITHLVQRGIERDTIQKLKEDGFDLDSWLQGMDNIKTAVKQSVTLLKTHPLMPSNVIIQGFIMDISCGRLSPVS from the coding sequence ATGATTGAGGAAATTTTAAAGTATAACGATACCTTTGTTAACAGCGGTTTTTATAAACACTTTAATAACAACAAATATCCTAAAAAAAGATTGGCCTTGATTACATGTATGGATACCAGACTAGTGGAGCTTCTACCTGCTGCACTGGGTGTTCGAAGCGGAGATGTAAAACTGATTAAAACTGCCGGAAGTATGATTATAAATCCCTTTGACAGTACCATCCGAAGCCTCCTCATCGCGGTTCTGGAGTTTGGCGTGGAAGAGGTTATGGTCATCGGCCATACCGACTGTCTTTCTGCTACTATCTCCTCCGAAACCATTATCACCCACCTGGTCCAACGGGGAATTGAGAGGGATACCATTCAGAAGCTTAAAGAAGACGGGTTTGATTTAGACTCCTGGCTTCAGGGAATGGATAATATTAAAACCGCAGTGAAGCAGTCAGTCACCCTGTTAAAGACCCATCCCCTTATGCCCTCTAATGTAATCATTCAGGGCTTTATTATGGATATATCCTGCGGCAGGCTTTCCCCTGTCTCTTAA